A stretch of Amycolatopsis balhimycina FH 1894 DNA encodes these proteins:
- a CDS encoding DUF3644 domain-containing protein, protein MVDASRDEAQLAVRLYNDPAEARSFEGFVVHMHLAWLYLLHGEFTRDGVDFRYWRFQRRARRVERIDGEPKRWDLATCVRHRWSDEKEPVRANLAFFIGLRNKIEHRYARQQEALTAAVGGQSQALLLNYEEELTGKFGVGASLATRLRFPVSSGASPIRGSERCAGCARSCPLR, encoded by the coding sequence ATGGTCGACGCTTCCCGGGACGAAGCCCAGCTGGCTGTGCGGCTGTACAACGACCCGGCGGAGGCCCGGTCGTTCGAGGGTTTCGTGGTCCACATGCATTTGGCCTGGCTCTACCTTCTGCACGGCGAGTTCACTCGAGACGGCGTCGACTTCCGGTACTGGCGCTTCCAGCGGCGGGCTCGACGCGTCGAGCGGATCGACGGCGAGCCGAAGCGCTGGGACCTGGCCACCTGTGTACGGCATCGGTGGTCGGACGAGAAGGAACCCGTCCGAGCCAATCTCGCCTTCTTTATCGGGCTGCGCAACAAGATCGAGCACCGGTACGCCCGCCAGCAGGAAGCTCTCACGGCGGCCGTCGGAGGTCAGAGCCAAGCGCTTCTGCTGAACTACGAAGAGGAGCTCACCGGCAAGTTCGGGGTCGGAGCTTCGCTCGCTACCCGCCTGCGTTTTCCCGTGTCATCGGGAGCTTCACCGATCAGGGGGAGCGAACGCTGCGCCGGCTGCGCTCGGAGCTGCCCGCTGCGCTGA
- the cydB gene encoding cytochrome d ubiquinol oxidase subunit II, with translation MALTDIWFLLIAVLWTGYFVLEGFDFGVGTLLRVLGRDDTDRRVLINTIGPVWDGNEVWLLVAGGATFAAFPLWYSSLFSGFYLALLLVLVALILRGVAFEFRGKLDSPRWRNTWDWIIVFGSAAPALLWGVAFGNIVHGVPLDAQHHFTGTFFTLLTPYALLGGLATLSLFTFHGAVFLTLKTTGEIRGRARTLARALGGTAIVFGGVFLGYTAVEHGGWAWLTSALAALLLVAGVLFTAGERDGFAFASTAGAIIAVTFTLFWSLYPNVLPSTTDPAFSLTTTNASSTPYTLQIMTWVAVAFTPIVLAYQAWTYWVFRKRISRDSIPAGGGLPAASR, from the coding sequence ATGGCCCTCACCGACATCTGGTTCCTGCTCATCGCGGTCCTCTGGACCGGCTACTTCGTCCTCGAAGGCTTCGACTTCGGCGTCGGCACCCTGCTGCGCGTCCTCGGCCGCGACGACACCGACCGCCGCGTGCTGATCAACACGATCGGCCCGGTCTGGGACGGCAACGAAGTCTGGCTGCTCGTCGCCGGCGGCGCCACCTTCGCCGCCTTCCCGCTCTGGTATTCGAGCCTGTTCTCCGGCTTCTACCTGGCGCTGCTGCTCGTGCTGGTCGCGCTGATCCTTCGCGGGGTGGCGTTCGAGTTCCGCGGCAAGCTCGACAGCCCCCGCTGGCGCAACACCTGGGACTGGATCATCGTCTTCGGCTCCGCCGCGCCCGCCCTGCTGTGGGGCGTGGCGTTCGGCAACATCGTCCACGGCGTCCCGCTCGACGCCCAGCACCACTTCACCGGCACGTTCTTCACCCTGCTCACCCCCTACGCCCTGCTCGGCGGACTGGCCACGCTCAGCCTCTTCACCTTCCACGGCGCCGTGTTCCTCACCCTCAAGACCACCGGTGAGATCCGCGGCCGGGCCCGGACACTGGCCCGCGCGCTCGGCGGCACGGCGATCGTGTTCGGCGGGGTCTTTCTCGGCTACACCGCGGTCGAGCACGGCGGCTGGGCGTGGCTGACGTCGGCGCTGGCCGCGCTGCTGCTCGTCGCGGGGGTGCTGTTCACCGCGGGTGAACGGGACGGGTTCGCCTTCGCGAGCACCGCCGGCGCGATCATCGCCGTCACCTTCACGCTGTTCTGGTCGCTCTACCCGAACGTGCTGCCCTCGACGACCGACCCGGCGTTCAGCCTGACCACGACGAACGCCTCGTCGACGCCGTACACGCTGCAGATCATGACCTGGGTCGCGGTGGCCTTCACCCCGATCGTGCTGGCCTACCAGGCCTGGACGTACTGGGTGTTCCGCAAGCGGATCAGCCGCGACTCGATCCCCGCCGGCGGCGGCCTGCCCGCGGCCAGCCGGTGA
- a CDS encoding response regulator transcription factor, translating into MLRVFLVDDHEVVRRGVADLLDEDENLTVIGQAGSVSQALARIPALNPDVAVLDVRLPDGNGIELARELRSKLPELKCLMLTSYTDEQAMLDAVMAGASGFVIKDIKGMDLVSAVREVGAGKSLLDAHAAAALMAKLRDSQAKKGPLADLSDQEKKLLQLIGEGLTNRQISERMFLAEKTVKNYVSRLLTKLGMERRTQAAVLATELRKENG; encoded by the coding sequence ATGCTCCGCGTGTTTCTCGTCGACGACCACGAGGTCGTCCGTCGTGGTGTGGCCGACCTGCTGGACGAGGACGAGAACCTCACCGTGATCGGGCAGGCCGGCAGCGTGTCGCAGGCGCTGGCCCGCATCCCGGCGCTGAACCCGGATGTCGCGGTGCTGGACGTGCGCCTGCCGGACGGTAACGGCATCGAGCTGGCCCGCGAACTGCGGTCCAAGCTGCCCGAGCTCAAGTGCCTGATGCTGACGTCCTACACCGACGAGCAGGCGATGCTCGACGCGGTGATGGCCGGCGCCAGCGGGTTCGTCATCAAGGACATCAAGGGCATGGACCTGGTCTCGGCGGTGCGGGAGGTCGGCGCGGGGAAATCCCTGCTCGACGCCCACGCGGCCGCGGCGTTGATGGCCAAGCTGCGCGACAGCCAGGCCAAGAAGGGACCGCTGGCCGACCTCTCGGACCAGGAGAAGAAGCTGCTGCAGCTGATCGGCGAAGGTCTGACCAACCGCCAGATCTCCGAGCGCATGTTCCTGGCCGAGAAGACGGTCAAGAACTACGTCTCCCGGCTGCTGACCAAACTCGGCATGGAACGTCGCACCCAAGCGGCCGTTCTCGCCACCGAGCTGCGCAAAGAGAACGGCTGA
- the cydD gene encoding thiol reductant ABC exporter subunit CydD: MKPLDPRLLRHARAVRPFVLACAALGVLTAMLVLAQAELLAKTITWAFLDGFALGDLLVPVGMLLLVVLARAGITWLSETTAHRAAARALSQLRETVIASALRIGPRQTDRSPAEIAALATHGVDRLEAYFARYLPQLLIASVVPLVVGVRILLADWVAAVIVGFTVPLIPIFMILIGLYTQRDVRRQWKTLSVLGNHFLDLVAGLAELTAFGRARAQIRSLREITEKYRAHTMRTLRVAFLSALALELLATLSVAVVAVSIGLRLQAGELDLQTALVVLILAPEVYLPLRAVGARFHDSAEGLAAAEEIIALADTPTGDTGTRAVPDLTRVALRCEDVTVEGRSGPILNGFGLRVSPGEVVGVTGPSGAGKSTLIDLLLGWRRPDGGRILIGDTDLADIGRATWHRRIAWVPQQPHLVAGTVAENIRLGSPDAGDDAVLAAADTAALDVPLSAVVGELGAGLSTGQRRRVALARAVLLDRPLILLDEPTEGVDAETEAAILERLPKVLAGWTAVLVSHHSAVLARCDRVITLGGTVPVSADSPSAVSRPAVRAASPVAATPATIDSAGPKWRPLLDAIRPHRLRLALACLAATAALGCGVALTATSSWLIASAALHPPVLSLMVAIVAVRTFGLAKGIFRYIERLLSHDVALRALAELRVRVWAQLVRIGPAGTARLRWGDLLHRLVSDVDNQQDVLVRGLVPGVATFLVLSATAVTLGVILPGAGLAAVVGLAVAGVLAPVIAATAGCRAQRETARLRADLTAGTAELLRASADLITHDAAARRHARLRELDFAVTSLQRRSAAWRGLGGGIASLGVGLTSVVCLALGILAVHAGTIPGPALAVLALVPLATAELVAGLPEAAQRLLGGSASARRLAGLDALPAPHTVSADPAPAAVELATERLSVRWPQATADAVQDVDLHIGHGRRLALTGRSGAGKSTVIAALMRYLDPSAGQVLLDDTDTLTCDGDSVRERIAWCGPETHLFDSTLRENLRLARPSADDSDLQAALELAQLGPWLGGLPDGLDTALGVHGTPISGGERQRIGVARALLSDRSILLLDEPTAHLDAPTAAALAADVLAATEGRSALVVTHRPPEFAALPAVDLTPPGLSLSGS; encoded by the coding sequence GTGAAGCCCCTCGACCCGCGGCTGCTGCGCCACGCGCGCGCGGTCCGGCCGTTCGTCCTCGCCTGCGCCGCCCTGGGCGTCCTCACCGCGATGCTGGTGCTCGCCCAGGCGGAACTGCTGGCGAAGACGATCACCTGGGCGTTCCTCGACGGCTTCGCACTGGGGGACCTGCTGGTGCCGGTCGGCATGCTCCTGCTCGTCGTGCTCGCCAGGGCCGGGATCACCTGGCTGTCCGAGACGACCGCGCACCGCGCCGCCGCCCGCGCTCTCTCGCAGCTGCGGGAGACCGTGATCGCGTCAGCGCTGCGCATCGGACCGCGGCAAACGGACCGGTCCCCCGCCGAGATCGCGGCGCTGGCCACCCACGGCGTCGACCGGCTGGAAGCCTACTTCGCGCGCTATCTACCGCAGCTGCTGATCGCCTCGGTCGTGCCCTTGGTCGTCGGGGTGCGAATCCTGCTCGCCGACTGGGTCGCCGCGGTGATCGTCGGCTTCACGGTGCCGCTCATCCCGATCTTCATGATCCTCATCGGCCTCTACACTCAGCGCGACGTCCGGCGGCAGTGGAAGACCCTTTCCGTACTGGGGAACCACTTCCTCGACCTCGTCGCCGGGCTCGCCGAGCTGACCGCGTTCGGCCGGGCTCGCGCGCAGATCCGATCGTTGCGGGAGATCACCGAGAAGTACCGCGCGCACACCATGCGGACGCTGCGCGTCGCGTTCCTGTCCGCACTGGCCCTGGAGCTGCTGGCGACGCTGTCGGTCGCGGTCGTCGCCGTGTCGATCGGGCTCCGGCTGCAGGCCGGCGAACTCGACCTGCAGACGGCGCTCGTGGTGCTGATCCTCGCGCCGGAGGTCTACCTGCCGCTGCGGGCCGTCGGCGCGCGGTTCCACGACAGTGCCGAAGGCCTCGCCGCGGCCGAGGAGATCATCGCCCTCGCCGACACGCCCACCGGCGACACCGGTACCCGCGCGGTTCCCGACCTCACCCGGGTGGCGCTGCGCTGCGAAGACGTCACGGTCGAGGGCCGCTCCGGGCCGATCCTGAACGGATTCGGCCTCCGGGTGTCGCCCGGTGAGGTGGTCGGGGTGACCGGGCCGAGCGGCGCGGGCAAGTCGACCCTGATCGACCTCCTACTGGGCTGGCGGCGGCCCGACGGCGGCCGGATCCTGATCGGCGACACCGACCTGGCCGACATCGGCCGCGCCACCTGGCACCGCCGCATCGCCTGGGTACCGCAGCAGCCGCACCTGGTCGCCGGAACCGTGGCCGAGAACATCCGCCTGGGCTCCCCCGACGCCGGCGACGACGCCGTGCTCGCGGCCGCCGACACCGCAGCGCTCGACGTGCCGCTGTCCGCCGTGGTCGGTGAGCTGGGCGCCGGGCTCTCCACCGGGCAGCGCCGCCGCGTCGCGCTGGCCCGCGCGGTGCTGCTCGACCGGCCGCTGATCCTGCTGGACGAACCCACCGAAGGCGTCGACGCGGAGACCGAGGCAGCCATCCTGGAACGGCTGCCGAAGGTCCTTGCCGGCTGGACCGCGGTGCTCGTCAGCCACCACTCGGCCGTTCTGGCCCGCTGCGACCGTGTCATCACCCTCGGCGGCACGGTGCCGGTCTCCGCGGATTCGCCGTCCGCGGTCTCCCGGCCGGCCGTGCGTGCCGCCTCGCCGGTTGCGGCGACACCAGCCACGATCGACTCGGCCGGCCCGAAGTGGCGGCCGTTGCTCGACGCGATCCGGCCGCACCGGCTGCGGCTGGCCCTGGCCTGCCTCGCCGCGACCGCCGCGCTGGGCTGCGGGGTCGCGCTCACAGCGACGTCGTCCTGGCTGATCGCAAGCGCGGCGCTGCACCCACCCGTGCTGAGCCTGATGGTGGCGATCGTCGCGGTGCGAACGTTCGGCCTGGCCAAGGGCATCTTCCGCTACATCGAGCGGCTGCTGTCCCACGACGTCGCCCTGCGCGCACTGGCGGAGCTGCGGGTGCGGGTGTGGGCGCAGCTGGTCCGGATCGGCCCGGCGGGCACTGCGCGGTTGCGCTGGGGTGATCTGCTGCACCGGCTCGTGTCCGATGTGGACAACCAGCAGGACGTGCTCGTGCGCGGCCTGGTCCCGGGTGTGGCAACGTTCTTGGTGTTGTCGGCAACCGCGGTCACCCTCGGTGTGATCCTCCCGGGTGCCGGTCTCGCGGCAGTGGTGGGTCTCGCGGTCGCGGGCGTGCTGGCTCCCGTCATCGCGGCGACAGCGGGCTGCCGAGCCCAGCGGGAGACGGCCCGGCTGCGCGCTGACCTCACGGCGGGCACGGCGGAACTCCTCCGGGCGTCGGCGGACCTGATCACCCACGACGCGGCGGCCCGCCGTCACGCGCGGCTGCGCGAACTCGACTTCGCGGTGACGTCGCTCCAGCGCCGGTCCGCCGCGTGGCGGGGACTGGGCGGCGGAATCGCGAGCCTCGGCGTGGGGCTGACGTCCGTGGTGTGCCTGGCCCTGGGCATCCTGGCGGTGCACGCGGGGACGATCCCCGGCCCCGCGCTCGCCGTGCTGGCCCTGGTTCCGCTGGCGACGGCGGAGCTGGTGGCCGGGCTGCCGGAGGCGGCGCAGCGGCTGCTCGGAGGCTCCGCTTCCGCACGTCGTCTCGCCGGCCTGGACGCCCTTCCCGCACCCCACACCGTCTCCGCGGATCCTGCCCCGGCTGCCGTGGAGCTGGCCACCGAACGCCTCTCGGTGCGCTGGCCGCAGGCCACCGCCGACGCGGTCCAGGACGTGGACCTCCACATCGGCCACGGGCGCCGGCTCGCTTTGACGGGCCGCTCGGGCGCGGGCAAAAGTACGGTGATCGCGGCGCTGATGCGCTACCTGGACCCCTCGGCGGGCCAGGTCCTGCTGGACGACACCGACACGTTGACGTGCGACGGCGACTCGGTGCGGGAGCGGATCGCCTGGTGCGGGCCGGAGACCCACCTGTTCGACAGCACGTTGCGCGAGAACCTCCGTCTGGCCCGGCCGTCTGCCGACGACTCCGACCTGCAGGCCGCACTGGAGCTGGCCCAGCTGGGGCCGTGGCTCGGCGGGCTGCCGGACGGCCTCGACACGGCGTTGGGAGTCCACGGCACCCCGATCTCGGGCGGCGAACGCCAGCGTATCGGCGTGGCCCGGGCCCTGCTGTCGGACCGGTCGATCTTGCTGCTCGACGAACCGACGGCGCACCTGGACGCGCCCACGGCGGCGGCGTTGGCGGCCGACGTGCTGGCGGCCACCGAAGGACGTTCGGCGCTGGTCGTGACGCACCGGCCGCCGGAGTTCGCGGCCCTGCCCGCCGTGGACCTCACTCCGCCCGGATTGTCGCTCTCCGGATCGTGA
- a CDS encoding Acg family FMN-binding oxidoreductase: MTLPITSIGLLDSDQVKSVIGAAVLAPSTHNTQPWRFRCTPEGLEVHADPDRALPAADADQRELLLSCGAALFNLRTAIHALGAHPATTLLPRRDDPTLLAVVRPFAARRPDPRLVELADAIPRRHTNRTPFEAVAIPASIVAALRHAAEVEQAWLPRLNAHQLEQLRELVHKGHHAQVADPAFLAEWRYWTARDRDSRDGVPEYAAGAMPSDNGGWVLRDFGSHRRRRTDDSEPLVVVIGSFDDTRMDRIRAGQAMQRVLLTATVAGLDASFISQPVEVPAIRTELRSLLGGGLWPQIVLRLGRGAPVPWTPRRSMADVLLEQHQLNA; the protein is encoded by the coding sequence ATGACACTACCGATCACCTCGATCGGCCTGCTGGACTCCGATCAGGTGAAGTCCGTCATCGGCGCCGCGGTACTCGCTCCGTCGACGCACAACACGCAACCTTGGCGTTTCCGCTGCACGCCCGAGGGCCTCGAGGTGCATGCCGATCCCGATCGCGCCCTGCCCGCGGCCGACGCCGACCAGCGAGAACTGCTCCTCTCGTGTGGTGCCGCGCTGTTCAATCTGCGCACCGCCATCCACGCACTGGGCGCCCACCCGGCCACGACCCTGCTCCCCCGGCGCGACGACCCGACGCTGCTCGCGGTGGTGCGGCCGTTCGCGGCCCGCCGGCCCGATCCCCGCCTGGTCGAGCTGGCCGACGCGATCCCCCGCCGGCACACCAACCGCACCCCGTTCGAAGCGGTCGCCATCCCGGCCTCCATCGTGGCCGCCCTGCGCCACGCCGCCGAGGTCGAACAGGCCTGGCTGCCCCGGCTGAACGCACACCAGCTGGAACAGCTGCGCGAGCTCGTGCACAAGGGGCATCACGCCCAGGTGGCCGATCCCGCCTTCCTCGCCGAGTGGCGCTACTGGACTGCCCGCGACCGGGACAGCCGCGACGGCGTCCCGGAGTACGCGGCCGGCGCAATGCCTTCGGACAACGGCGGCTGGGTTCTGCGGGACTTCGGCTCGCATCGACGCCGCCGAACCGACGACTCCGAGCCGCTGGTCGTGGTGATCGGCTCGTTCGACGACACCCGGATGGACCGGATCCGGGCCGGTCAGGCTATGCAGCGGGTCCTGCTCACCGCCACCGTGGCCGGGCTCGATGCGTCGTTCATCTCGCAGCCGGTCGAGGTGCCCGCAATACGGACGGAGCTGCGCAGTCTCCTCGGCGGTGGGCTGTGGCCGCAGATTGTGCTGCGCCTCGGACGGGGTGCGCCCGTACCTTGGACGCCGCGGCGCTCCATGGCCGATGTCTTGCTGGAGCAGCACCAGCTCAATGCCTAG
- a CDS encoding dsRBD fold-containing protein, whose amino-acid sequence MDLPTRKWSLDAAIEHGPNRTRAQIVLRAPDGQEFSGVGLALRTAPEQVASYLALGRALSDLTEELVEAATAELDAEAGRTQHT is encoded by the coding sequence ATGGACCTGCCGACGAGGAAGTGGAGTCTCGACGCCGCCATCGAGCACGGGCCGAACCGGACTCGGGCCCAGATCGTGCTGCGCGCCCCGGACGGGCAGGAGTTCTCCGGAGTGGGCTTGGCACTCCGGACGGCACCCGAGCAAGTCGCGAGCTATCTGGCCCTGGGTCGCGCGCTGTCGGACCTGACGGAGGAACTGGTGGAGGCCGCGACCGCGGAATTGGACGCCGAGGCCGGGCGCACACAGCACACGTGA
- a CDS encoding cytochrome ubiquinol oxidase subunit I produces the protein MSALDLARWQFGITTVYHFIFVPLTIGLSFLVAGMQAAWVRTGNDRYRRMTKFWGKLFLINFAMGVATGIVQEFQFGMNWSDYSTFVGDIFGAPLAIEGLLAFFLESTFLGLWIFGWDKLPKKLHLATIWLAAIGTVLSAYFILAANSWMQHPVGSIVNPATGRAELKDFGAVLTNSTAVGAFAHTITACFLTAGMFVVGISAWQLRRQRNADVFRPSMKLALVTVLIASLGVIVTGDLQARLMTEQQPMKMAAAEALYDTVAPASFSLFTIGSLDGSQEKFSIRVPGVLSFMATGKFDGRVEGINNLQAQEQQAYGPGEYRPDVPVTYWTFRLMIGFGFLCLLISLVGLWLFRRGRIPRARWFFPVATAGLALPFLANSVGWIFTEMGRQPWSVFGVLKTASSVSPTVPASSVLTSLIVFTLLYGVLAVVDGVLMVRYAKAGPPPPEAPSEDTETDEPRPAAFAY, from the coding sequence ATGAGCGCCCTGGACCTCGCCCGATGGCAGTTCGGGATCACCACCGTCTACCACTTCATCTTCGTCCCGCTGACCATCGGACTGTCCTTCCTGGTCGCCGGGATGCAGGCGGCCTGGGTGCGCACGGGCAACGACCGCTACCGCCGGATGACGAAGTTCTGGGGCAAGCTGTTCCTCATCAACTTCGCCATGGGCGTGGCGACCGGCATCGTGCAGGAGTTCCAGTTCGGGATGAACTGGTCGGACTACAGCACCTTCGTCGGCGACATCTTCGGCGCGCCGCTGGCCATCGAGGGCCTGCTGGCGTTCTTCCTCGAGTCGACGTTCCTCGGCCTGTGGATCTTCGGCTGGGACAAGCTGCCGAAGAAGCTGCACCTGGCCACCATCTGGCTCGCCGCCATCGGCACGGTCCTCTCCGCCTACTTCATCCTCGCCGCCAACTCCTGGATGCAGCACCCGGTCGGCTCGATCGTCAACCCCGCCACCGGCCGCGCGGAGCTCAAGGACTTCGGCGCCGTCCTCACCAACTCCACCGCCGTCGGCGCCTTCGCCCACACCATCACCGCGTGCTTCCTCACCGCCGGCATGTTCGTCGTCGGTATCAGCGCCTGGCAGCTGCGCCGCCAGAGGAACGCCGACGTCTTCCGCCCGTCGATGAAGCTAGCCCTGGTCACCGTGCTGATCGCGAGCCTCGGCGTCATCGTCACCGGTGACCTGCAGGCCCGGCTGATGACCGAGCAGCAGCCGATGAAGATGGCCGCCGCCGAAGCGCTCTACGACACCGTCGCGCCTGCGTCGTTCTCGCTGTTCACCATCGGCTCGCTCGACGGCTCGCAGGAGAAGTTCAGCATCCGCGTGCCGGGGGTGCTGTCCTTCATGGCCACCGGCAAGTTCGACGGCCGCGTCGAAGGCATCAACAACCTCCAGGCCCAAGAACAGCAGGCCTACGGCCCCGGCGAGTACCGGCCGGACGTCCCGGTCACGTACTGGACGTTCCGCCTGATGATCGGCTTCGGCTTCCTCTGCCTGCTCATCTCGCTCGTCGGCCTCTGGCTGTTCCGCCGCGGCCGCATCCCGCGCGCCCGCTGGTTCTTCCCCGTCGCCACCGCCGGCCTCGCGCTGCCGTTCCTGGCCAACAGCGTCGGCTGGATCTTCACCGAAATGGGCCGCCAGCCCTGGTCGGTGTTCGGCGTGCTCAAGACCGCCAGCTCGGTCTCCCCCACGGTCCCCGCGAGCAGCGTCCTGACGTCCCTGATCGTCTTCACCCTGCTCTATGGCGTCCTCGCGGTCGTCGACGGCGTCCTGATGGTCCGCTACGCCAAAGCCGGACCACCGCCACCCGAAGCACCCAGCGAAGACACCGAGACCGACGAGCCGCGCCCTGCGGCCTTCGCCTACTGA
- a CDS encoding Hsp20/alpha crystallin family protein, with protein sequence MTALVPGSRLALPSIAAWLENPWPFAEHNPVRIEESTEDGRYLVRAELPGFDPEKRISVTTHNGLLTISAEREAKESAEGRSEFFYGTFSRTVSLPAGADPAKVKAAYTDGILEISMPVSEHPRDKHVKIQVTKN encoded by the coding sequence ATGACTGCCTTGGTGCCGGGTTCGCGCCTGGCGTTGCCGAGCATCGCGGCGTGGCTGGAGAACCCGTGGCCGTTCGCCGAGCACAACCCCGTGCGGATCGAGGAGTCCACCGAGGACGGCAGGTACCTCGTCCGCGCGGAGCTGCCCGGCTTCGACCCGGAGAAGCGCATCTCCGTGACCACGCACAACGGGCTGCTGACCATCTCCGCCGAGCGTGAGGCGAAGGAGAGCGCGGAAGGCCGTAGCGAGTTCTTCTACGGCACGTTCAGCCGCACGGTCAGCCTGCCGGCCGGGGCCGACCCGGCGAAGGTCAAGGCGGCGTACACCGACGGCATCCTCGAAATTTCGATGCCGGTTTCGGAGCACCCGCGCGACAAGCACGTCAAGATCCAGGTCACCAAGAACTAG
- a CDS encoding GAF domain-containing protein, translating into MGEVAVNESGRQPEYASRRMAGTLSGLRLREVLRDLQDRIELLIGTRDKMDGLLDAVLAVASGLELDTTLRRIVQAAIELGEATYGALGVLADDGSMSEFIYIGIDDETRRLIGDLPTGHGVLGVVIDEAKPLRLEEISSHPASVGFPAHHPPMHSFLGVPVRVRDEVFGRLYLTEKKNGEPFTDDDEVVVQALAAAAGIAIENAHLYEQARVRQQWLAATSEVTTELLGGTDPAEALNLIASRALELTGSDVTMLALPNSGRLDVDEDWGDDVDDLTVTVSAGTWAAELSGMHIGLDESVPGAVYRDRTPRNVGELQLPDYRFGPALVVPLRAGDRTTGVLIAARETGAGSFESAQLSVVASFADQAALALQLAAQQRAARELDVLGDRDRIARDLHDHVIQRLFAVGLSMQSTQRRTKSPELQKRLGDSIEQMHEIVQEIRTAIFDLHGGAAGETGLRLRHRLHDAIAELTDDAPVHPTVSMSGSIDTVPAQLAEHVEAVVREAVSNAVRHAEASTLSVSVAVKDDVLRIVVVDDGRGLPEDVSPSGLGNLGDRAEAVGGAFTLGRGPDGGVKVEWSAPVG; encoded by the coding sequence GTGGGCGAGGTGGCGGTGAACGAGTCCGGCCGGCAGCCGGAGTACGCGTCCCGGCGGATGGCGGGGACACTGTCCGGCCTTCGGCTGCGCGAGGTGCTGCGCGACCTCCAGGACCGGATCGAGCTGCTGATCGGCACCCGGGACAAGATGGACGGCCTGCTCGACGCGGTGCTGGCCGTGGCGTCCGGGCTGGAGCTGGACACCACGCTCCGGCGGATCGTGCAGGCCGCGATAGAACTCGGCGAGGCGACGTACGGCGCCCTCGGAGTCCTCGCCGACGATGGTTCCATGTCGGAGTTCATCTACATCGGCATCGACGACGAGACCCGCCGGCTGATCGGTGACCTGCCGACCGGCCACGGGGTGCTGGGCGTGGTGATCGACGAGGCGAAGCCGTTGCGGCTGGAGGAGATCTCGTCCCATCCGGCGTCGGTGGGCTTCCCGGCGCACCATCCGCCGATGCACTCGTTCCTCGGGGTGCCGGTCCGCGTCCGCGACGAGGTGTTCGGACGGCTCTACCTGACCGAGAAGAAGAACGGTGAACCGTTCACCGACGACGACGAGGTCGTCGTCCAGGCCTTGGCCGCGGCGGCCGGCATCGCGATCGAGAACGCGCACCTGTACGAGCAAGCGCGGGTGCGCCAGCAGTGGCTGGCCGCCACGAGCGAGGTGACCACCGAGCTGCTCGGTGGCACCGATCCGGCCGAGGCGTTGAACCTGATCGCCAGCCGGGCGCTGGAGCTGACCGGCTCGGACGTCACCATGCTGGCACTGCCGAACTCCGGGCGCCTGGACGTCGACGAGGACTGGGGTGACGACGTCGACGACCTCACCGTCACCGTCAGCGCCGGCACCTGGGCCGCGGAGCTGTCGGGGATGCACATCGGTCTCGACGAGAGTGTGCCCGGTGCGGTGTACCGGGACCGGACGCCCCGCAATGTCGGGGAACTCCAGCTGCCTGACTACAGGTTCGGCCCCGCGCTGGTCGTCCCGCTGCGGGCAGGGGACAGGACGACCGGCGTGCTGATCGCGGCCCGGGAGACCGGGGCCGGGTCGTTCGAGTCGGCTCAGCTGTCGGTCGTGGCGTCCTTCGCCGACCAGGCGGCACTCGCGCTGCAGCTGGCGGCCCAGCAGCGGGCGGCCCGGGAGCTGGACGTGCTCGGCGACCGCGACCGGATCGCCCGTGACCTGCACGACCACGTGATCCAGCGGTTGTTCGCCGTCGGGCTGTCGATGCAGAGCACCCAGCGGCGGACGAAGTCCCCGGAGCTGCAGAAGCGGCTCGGGGACAGCATCGAGCAGATGCACGAGATCGTCCAGGAGATCCGCACGGCCATCTTCGACCTGCACGGCGGCGCCGCGGGGGAGACCGGCCTGCGGCTGCGGCACCGGTTGCACGACGCGATCGCCGAGCTGACCGACGACGCGCCGGTGCACCCGACGGTCAGCATGTCCGGCTCGATCGACACCGTGCCGGCCCAGCTCGCTGAGCACGTCGAAGCAGTCGTGCGCGAGGCGGTCAGCAACGCCGTGCGGCACGCGGAGGCATCGACGCTGTCGGTGTCGGTCGCGGTCAAGGACGACGTGCTGCGGATCGTGGTCGTCGACGACGGCCGCGGGCTGCCCGAGGACGTCTCGCCGAGTGGGCTGGGCAACCTGGGTGACCGCGCCGAAGCAGTCGGCGGCGCGTTCACCCTCGGCCGCGGCCCCGATGGAGGCGTGAAGGTGGAGTGGTCGGCGCCGGTCGGTTGA